One Chanodichthys erythropterus isolate Z2021 chromosome 10, ASM2448905v1, whole genome shotgun sequence DNA segment encodes these proteins:
- the si:dkey-42i9.4 gene encoding protein BTG1: MKTEVSTAANFVTRLLRGTGLLSEEQLQQFRFSLEEALGDHYRHHWFPNAPCRGSGYRCIRINHKMDPLIGKAACTIGLTKERLFSLLPSELTMWVDPYEVSYRIGEDGSICVLYESTPPSDTNQTDSCKDELRIGQPSPSKSFGMMTCSS, translated from the exons ATGAAAACCGAGGTTTCTACTGCTGCTAACTTTGTCACACGTCTGTTGAGGGGAACGGGACTGCTTTCAGAAGAACAGCTGCAACAATTCAGATTCTCTTTGGAAGAAGCTTTAGGGG ATCATTATCGGCACCATTGGTTCCCAAACGCACCTTGCCGAGGTTCGGGTTACAGGTGCATCCGGATCAACCACAAGATGGACCCTCTGATAGGCAAAGCAGCCTGTACGATCGGACTCACAAAAGAGCGACTCTTTTCACTGCTACCAAGTGAACTCACCATGTGGGTCGACCCATATGAAGTGTCCTACCGGATCGGAGAGGACGGGTCCATATGCGTCCTCTACGAGTCCACACCTCCGTCCGACACAAATCAGACGGACAGCTGCAAAGATGAACTGAGAATCGGACAGCCGAGTCCGTCCAAATCCTTCGGCATGATGACTTGCTCCAGCTGA